Genomic DNA from Rubripirellula tenax:
ACACAACCGCCAGCATCGCTAAAAACGCAAAGACGGCTAAAATGCCGGCCGCATAAACCAAGTTCAGCATCAGCACGCGACGTCGGTCTTCACCGGCTTGGCTGACAAAGCCCATGATCTTCAATCCGACCACCGGCAAGACGCACGGCATCACGTTCAAGATGACCCCGCCAACGAAGGCGAAGAACAAAATGACGGGAAACGAAGTCGCGGACGCTGCGAGCGGAGCAGCAGTCGTCGAGTTGCCACCTGTACCAGTTCCACCAGTACCGTTGGATCCAATCGAACCGACGATCGGCAAGGACGCTTCCGAATTGGCCTCGGAATCGTCTTCGATACTGGCATTTCCCTGTTCGGGTTGCGGCGCGACTCGGGGGACCGTGACGTCGTCGACCCACTTCGTCTCGGCTGCCGCGTCCAGCGCGACGGCTGACTTGGCGCTGGCGAACGTGACAGGACCTTCACCCGCCGCCGACACGCCGGCGACCTCTAGCGTGGTCGCAAACTTCAATGCCACCGGACGGTGACAACTGTTGTCCGTACAAGCCTGGTAGGCGACAAAGCCTTCGATATTTTTTAGACCCGGCGCCGCATCGGCGGGCACCGCGATCGGCACCGTCCAAGAAACTTCGCCGCCGTAGTAGTGAACTGGTGGCAACGTTGGCACAATCGATTTGCTGATGACTGGCTTGTCCGCTTTCGGCCCGCCGACTTTCATGCCACTTTTTTCGGTCACGACGAAATTGGTGGACGATTCGGCGTCGTCGATCGCGGCGCGATAAACGTGGAACGATTTGTCTGGCTTTGCAGTGAACGTCAACATCGCCGTTCCGCCCGGCGCGACTTGCGCCGGACTTAGCGACGCCGCCCACTGGACGACATAGTCTTTGTCGCGAAACCATGTCGGCTTCGCGGACTTGACCGTTGCGGTCGTCGGTTCGACGGCCGTTGCCGTTTGATTCATCGCCACGGTCGCGGTCGGTTCGGTCGCTGGCCCTGTCGCCGGAATTGGGCCACCGTACTGGGCTACCAACGTTTCGCGAATCGGCAAACAACTGCCGTCGATCGTTTCGCAAACCAAACCGTTGACGTCGATTCGAATCGAATCCTCAAATCCGAACGGGACTTTGATGGGTGCTGTCCAAACGACAAAGTCCTCGTGTTCTTCGACCGTCAGACCGTTGTATTGCGACGAGATGCTTTTTGATGGCGGTGCTTCAGGCGTGAAGTCACCAACGATACTGACGTCCTGGGGCGACTTCAACTTGAACTTCGTACGCAGCGGGCCGCCCGGCGGTTGGGTCGTCGAATAGATGTGATACGACGGAGCCAATTCCGCTTCAATTTCAAGCACGCCGTCACCCGAGGGTTCGGCATAGTATTTTGCTTGAAAGGTGACCGGCTCGGCAGCACGGTTGCTAGCACCAAAGCCACCAAGTGTGAAGTTGGGAAACACGTCGCCACCGGCGTCGAAGTCTCCCTGTGCCATTGCCCGGCCGCTATCCCATCCCACCATTCCCAGCAGCAAGAAAGCGAACAGAGCGGCCAGCCAGCCGGTGTTGGTCGTGTGTTTTCTATGGTTCATGATTTTGTTTTTGAAGGGTCCAGCCCGCGAATTCTACTTGTGACAGGATTGTTCAGTCAACGAAGCAGCCCGATCGCAGCCTTCCCAGCTACCGCAGACTGTGACCCCAAGGTGGTTCGTCGCTGTCGGCCAGTTCTGTCAAAACGTCGATACGCTCGGCAATTCTTAATATATCAGCATGAAACGAGCGATTTTCAAGGACGATCCAAGTTAGCCAATTTGCCAGCCCGATCCACATCGTCGCGTTGTGCAGCGCACGTGCTAAGGCGAGAAAGCTGATATCGTCCATGTCCGTCGCCAGCTTGCCATTCAAT
This window encodes:
- a CDS encoding protein-disulfide reductase DsbD family protein, encoding MNHRKHTTNTGWLAALFAFLLLGMVGWDSGRAMAQGDFDAGGDVFPNFTLGGFGASNRAAEPVTFQAKYYAEPSGDGVLEIEAELAPSYHIYSTTQPPGGPLRTKFKLKSPQDVSIVGDFTPEAPPSKSISSQYNGLTVEEHEDFVVWTAPIKVPFGFEDSIRIDVNGLVCETIDGSCLPIRETLVAQYGGPIPATGPATEPTATVAMNQTATAVEPTTATVKSAKPTWFRDKDYVVQWAASLSPAQVAPGGTAMLTFTAKPDKSFHVYRAAIDDAESSTNFVVTEKSGMKVGGPKADKPVISKSIVPTLPPVHYYGGEVSWTVPIAVPADAAPGLKNIEGFVAYQACTDNSCHRPVALKFATTLEVAGVSAAGEGPVTFASAKSAVALDAAAETKWVDDVTVPRVAPQPEQGNASIEDDSEANSEASLPIVGSIGSNGTGGTGTGGNSTTAAPLAASATSFPVILFFAFVGGVILNVMPCVLPVVGLKIMGFVSQAGEDRRRVLMLNLVYAAGILAVFAFLAMLAVVFKFGWGQQFTYFPVKLGLTLGLFALALSYLGVWEIPAPGMASNKASQELQSREGLTGAFSKGVFATVLATPCSGPLLGYILGLTLGLSSIQTVLIFMTVGLGMSLPYLLIGMQPKLISWLPKPGNWMETFKEFMAFLFLGTVAFFFAQFQDYQKLPVFVSLIGVWFGCWVIGQVPSWSELPKRMTAWTGGIAAAALISYAAFVNLVPGPKVLAWEDYSEMRLNQLQAEGKTVLLDFSAKWCTNCIYNYEFAINTEPTRKLVDQLDAVAMYADYTDFDEAIQQKLEELESRSIPLLAIYPGRAPDQPIILRDLLSQQNVLDALEQAGESVGRPSGQVTSTTEPASLVSRHGESDGASR